AACCCGGTTCGCCGCTTCCCCATCCGTTTTGCCGTTCGCGCCGAAACCGTCGCGCATGGAGTACACGACCCTCGGTAACACGGGCACGACCGTCTCGAGACTGTGTTTCGGTACCTGGCGCTTCGCGAAGGAGAGCGGCGGCACCGTCGAAACCGACCGCGAGGAGGCCCACGACCTGCTCGACGCGGCGTGGGAGCGGGGCATCAACTTCATCGACACCGCGAACGTCTACGGCGATCCCAACGGCACCAGCGAGGAGTGGATCGGCGAGTGGCTCGCGGACCGCGATATTCACCGCGAGGACGTCGTCATCGCCTCGAAGGTCTACTTCCCCTTCGACGGCCGGGGCGAGCCCGGCCCGAACGACTCCGGGCTCGGGCGCAAGCACATCCGCGCCCAGATCGAGGGGACCCTGGAGCGGCTCGGCACTGACTACCTCGACGTCTACTACATCCACCGCTGGGACGAGGACACGCCGATCCGAGAGACCATGCGGACCCTCACCGAACTCGTCCGCGAGGGGAAGGTCCGCTACCTCGGCGCCTCCACGATGGCCGCCTGGCAGCTGACGAAGGCGCTGTGGACCAGCGACGTCGAGGGCTTAGAGCGGTTCGACGTCACCCAGCCGATGGTCAACGCGGCCCAGTACGACGAGGTCGGCGACTACCTCGACGTCTGCGCCGATCAGGACCTGGCGGTCTGCCCCTACTCGCCGCTGGCGGGCGGCTTCCTGACCGGCAAGTACGACCGCGCCGAGGACGGCTCCGTCGAGGCGCCCGACGGCTCTCGAGGCAGCTTAGACGAGATGTTCGACGAGTACTACGCGACCGAGCAGGCCTGGGACGTCCTCGAGGCCGTCGAGTCCGTCGCCGACGAAGTCGACGCCTCTCCGGCCCAAGTTTCGCTGCGCTGGCTGATGGATCAGGATCGCTTCACCTGCGTCCCGATCGTCGGCGCGCGAACGCCCGAGCAACTCGAGGAGAACGTCGGCGCGGTCGAGGTCGACCTCACCGACGAGCAGTTCGAGCGGATCGACGCGGCCCGCAGTAGCGACGAGTAACGGACCGCACCCTCAGAACGACCGAGTGACGACGGGCACGAGGTCGTCCAGCGCGGGGACGCCGAACACCTCGATCGTCGCGACGCCGGCGGCCGCGAGAACCGTGAGGACGACCGCGACGGTCGCCCACGCGATCGCCGCGATCGAGGCCGCATCGACCCAGTCACCGGGATACCGTCGCCCGATGACCGCGACATAGACGACGAACAGCAGGACCTGTCCGAGCAGGGGCACCCAGCCGAACAGCGCCCCGACGACGACCAACACGACCGCGCCGAGCAGCCCGGTGATCGCGGCGTTGACGTAATCCCTCGAGCCGACGACGTAGCGGGCACCGAGATAGATCCCCAACCCGCCGGTCAGCAGGCTGACGGCGAACGTGGTGAGGACGACCATTTCCGGCGCTAACCGGTCGGGACCGAGGTAGCTATCGCCTGCACGTGCGAGCGACCGTCCGCGGGACGGGGCGCTTGCGGATCCGGTGCAATCGTCACAGATTCTTAAGTCGACCGGCGAATGATGGCGTATGGAGCGCTGGCAACGGCGAGCGGCGAAGACGGTCGGCGGCGTGATAGCCCTCGTTTTCGTGATGTCGCTGCTGTACCACTATCTCATGGTCGCCGTTGAGGGCCGATCCACGAGCTACTTCCACTCGACGCAGGTCGTCGTCGAGACGTTCACGGGAACCGGATACGGCTCCGACTCTCCGTGGGACGCACCGCTGGCGAATCTCTTCGTGATGGCGATGGATCTGGGAACGTTCCTCGTCCTGTTTACCGTCGTCCCCTACGTCTTTCAGCCGCTCCTCGAGAAATCGCTCTCCCCGGAACCGCCGCGGACGACGGACGCGACCGACCACGTCATCGTCTGCGGCTACTCCTCGCGGAGCGAACGCCTCGTCGAGGAGTTCGAGAGTCGCGGCGTCGCCTACGCCGTCGTCACCGACGACGAGCGCGAGGCGCTGGACCTCGACGACGGCGGGAGGACCGTGGTCTACGGCGATCCGACGGCCGTCGAGACGCTCCGGCGGGTCAACGTCGACGCGGCGACGGCCGTCGTGGTCGACACCGCCGACGAGGTCACGGCGAGCACCGTACTGGCGGTCAGGGAGCGGTCGGCGTCGATACGCGTCGTCGTCCTGTGTAGCGATCCCACGCTCGAGCGGCCGCTGAAGTACGCGGGCGCCGACGTCGTCGTGACGCCGCGGCACCTGCTCGGCGACCGGATCGCCGAACGGGTCCGCGCCGAGATCGATCCGCGACTCAGCGACGTGACGAGCCTCGGCGACGGCGCCTTCCTCGTCGAGGTGTCGATCTTCGAGGACAGCCCCATCTGCGGGCGACCGCTCGGCGAGACCGGACTCCTCGAGGACCGAGAGATGAGTCTGGTCGGGCTGTGGACGGACGGCGAGTTCGTCACCGATCCGTCCCCGGACGTTCGGATCGACGCCGACACCGTGTTGCTCGCCGCCGGCAGCGAATCGCGACTGAAAGCCCTCGAAGCCCGGACCGCGCCCGACCGGACGAACGGCGCCAGGGTCGTCGTCGCCGGCCACGGCGAGGTGGGGTCGACGGTCGCCGACCGGCTGCGAAAGAGCGGCGTCGACTGCACCGTCGTCGACCGCGAGGACGGGCCGGGCGTCGACGTCGTCGGCGACGCGACTGACGAATCGGTCCTCGAGCGAGCTGACCTCGAGACGGCGACGGCCTTCGTCGTCGCGATCGCGGACGACGACGCGGCGATCCTCTCGATACTGGTCGCTCGCGAACTCGCGTCCGACCTCGACGTCGTCGTCCGGGCCAACGACGCGGACAGCGAAACCAAGATGCGACGGGCCGGCGCGGACTACGTGCTCGCGCTGCCCGACATCAGCGGTCGACTGCTCGCCTTGGACGTCCTCCGCGAGGAGATCCTCTCCTACGACCGTCAGCTAACCGTCGTCCGGTTCGAACCCGGTCGCTTCGCGGGCCGGACGCTCGGCGAGACGGCGATTTCCGAGAGCGACTGTACCCTCGTCGCCGTCAAGCGAGACGGCGAGATCATCACGGACGTGCCGCTCGAGTTCCGGTTCGAGACCGACGACAGCCTCCTGCTTGCCGGCGACGACGAGGCGATCGACGCGCTCGATCCCGGTTTCGACTCGAGTTCGGCGTGAGAACTGGTACCGTTTGCGCGAACGTCCCGCGCAGGCGCCGCTAACGTGTGGTGTGGCGATCAGGTCACGGACGGCTGAAGCAACGGTGACGGAGCGACTCGGCGACTCAGAACAGCGACCCGGTCAGGACGAGCGCGTCGACCAGCACCGCGACGAGGACGGCCCCGAGGAAGGCGTTCGAGGCGTGGAACGCCCGGAACGCCGCGGCCTCGGTCTGCTCGAAGTGGAGTCGGACGGCGGCCCAGAGGAAGATCCCGCCGAAGACCGCGACCGTGGCGGCGTACAGCGCGCCGAGGTCGGTGATCCAGGCCAGCGCGACCGTGCTCACGAGCGTCGCCGCGAGGTAGTAGATGATCTGCTTTCGCGTCTCGGTCTCGCCGCGGACGACGGGCATCATCGGGAAGCCGCCGCGGGCGTAGTCGTCCTTGTAGGCCAGCGCGAGGTTGTAGAAGTGCGCCGGCGTCCAGAGGA
This portion of the Haloterrigena gelatinilytica genome encodes:
- a CDS encoding aldo/keto reductase; translated protein: MEYTTLGNTGTTVSRLCFGTWRFAKESGGTVETDREEAHDLLDAAWERGINFIDTANVYGDPNGTSEEWIGEWLADRDIHREDVVIASKVYFPFDGRGEPGPNDSGLGRKHIRAQIEGTLERLGTDYLDVYYIHRWDEDTPIRETMRTLTELVREGKVRYLGASTMAAWQLTKALWTSDVEGLERFDVTQPMVNAAQYDEVGDYLDVCADQDLAVCPYSPLAGGFLTGKYDRAEDGSVEAPDGSRGSLDEMFDEYYATEQAWDVLEAVESVADEVDASPAQVSLRWLMDQDRFTCVPIVGARTPEQLEENVGAVEVDLTDEQFERIDAARSSDE
- a CDS encoding potassium channel family protein, which translates into the protein MERWQRRAAKTVGGVIALVFVMSLLYHYLMVAVEGRSTSYFHSTQVVVETFTGTGYGSDSPWDAPLANLFVMAMDLGTFLVLFTVVPYVFQPLLEKSLSPEPPRTTDATDHVIVCGYSSRSERLVEEFESRGVAYAVVTDDEREALDLDDGGRTVVYGDPTAVETLRRVNVDAATAVVVDTADEVTASTVLAVRERSASIRVVVLCSDPTLERPLKYAGADVVVTPRHLLGDRIAERVRAEIDPRLSDVTSLGDGAFLVEVSIFEDSPICGRPLGETGLLEDREMSLVGLWTDGEFVTDPSPDVRIDADTVLLAAGSESRLKALEARTAPDRTNGARVVVAGHGEVGSTVADRLRKSGVDCTVVDREDGPGVDVVGDATDESVLERADLETATAFVVAIADDDAAILSILVARELASDLDVVVRANDADSETKMRRAGADYVLALPDISGRLLALDVLREEILSYDRQLTVVRFEPGRFAGRTLGETAISESDCTLVAVKRDGEIITDVPLEFRFETDDSLLLAGDDEAIDALDPGFDSSSA